From one Haloferax marinisediminis genomic stretch:
- a CDS encoding ATPase domain-containing protein, translated as MSSQYSLGLSGHDRLEKELGGGMPKGAIVLIEGDYGAGKSVLSQRFSYGFCQEDTVTTLVSTELGVRGFLDQMHSLSYDVVKHLLNEEILFLQAEIDSSGALSGGQQERKQLLRRLMDAETLWDADVIIIDTFDAILRNDPQFEALVRQNEERQAALEIISFFRELTTKGKTIILTVDPSSVDEGSIGPFRSIADVYFELEMVEVGNDVRRNIFVKRFAGMGQQVGDRVGFSVRSGIGLVIESRSVA; from the coding sequence ATGAGCAGTCAATACTCTCTCGGATTATCGGGGCACGACCGTCTCGAAAAGGAACTCGGTGGCGGCATGCCGAAGGGCGCAATCGTCCTGATAGAAGGCGACTACGGCGCCGGAAAGAGCGTGCTCTCGCAGCGATTCAGCTACGGGTTCTGTCAGGAAGACACCGTCACGACGCTCGTCTCGACGGAGTTGGGCGTCCGTGGCTTCCTCGACCAGATGCACTCGTTGTCGTACGACGTCGTCAAACACCTGTTGAACGAAGAAATCCTGTTCTTACAGGCCGAAATCGACAGCAGTGGCGCACTCTCCGGCGGTCAACAGGAGCGAAAGCAACTCCTCCGCCGGTTGATGGACGCAGAGACGCTCTGGGACGCAGACGTCATCATCATCGACACGTTCGACGCCATCCTCCGCAACGACCCGCAGTTCGAAGCACTGGTTCGACAGAACGAAGAGCGACAGGCGGCCCTCGAAATCATCTCGTTCTTCCGTGAGTTGACGACGAAGGGTAAGACCATCATCCTCACCGTCGACCCGTCGTCGGTCGACGAAGGCTCGATCGGACCGTTCCGGTCGATTGCCGACGTCTACTTCGAACTCGAGATGGTCGAGGTCGGAAACGACGTCCGTCGGAACATTTTCGTGAAGCGATTCGCGGGGATGGGCCAACAGGTCGGTGACCGCGTCGGCTTCTCCGTCCGGTCAGGAATCGGGCTCGTCATCGAGTCGAGGAGCGTGGCATAG
- a CDS encoding flagellar protein G produces the protein MADISVPSLILFIASIVVAAGVSGVLIDTVTGISSSVDERGGDVSSEIRTDIEVISDPEGGVYDTGSDTLSVYVKNTGLRTLPATASGFDLIVDAQYQSQSDVTVTVEDGTEWRPSNVVRLDITNLSLSQSADHRLKVVVDGDEEVFEFYVP, from the coding sequence TGTTTATCGCCAGCATCGTCGTCGCTGCCGGTGTCTCCGGCGTACTTATCGACACGGTCACTGGAATCAGCAGTTCGGTCGACGAACGTGGCGGTGACGTGAGTTCAGAGATCCGAACGGATATCGAAGTCATCAGCGACCCGGAAGGCGGCGTCTACGACACCGGGAGTGACACCCTGTCCGTGTACGTCAAAAACACCGGGTTACGGACGCTCCCAGCGACGGCCAGTGGGTTCGATCTCATCGTCGATGCACAGTACCAATCCCAGTCAGACGTGACCGTGACCGTCGAAGACGGCACCGAGTGGCGTCCAAGCAACGTCGTTCGACTGGATATCACCAACCTCAGCCTCTCGCAGTCCGCCGACCATCGACTGAAAGTCGTCGTCGACGGTGACGAAGAGGTGTTCGAATTCTACGTACCATGA